The Kroppenstedtia pulmonis genome has a segment encoding these proteins:
- a CDS encoding NfeD family protein — MTFFESGLGSGLIVFLAGMFLVTEFLVKSRGLAGIAGLGLLVFYSMLHNPEMNLWMIGILLIGLAMLVLDGKFIQDGTLAAIGLVLMLIGLVIPTGDWMVGTVVGGMWILGILCGFLSLKVLPRRDMWDRMVLKSTLTREGGYSSINSKYRDLVGKKGVTVTDLRPTGTIEIEGEYYSGVSNGVWVKKDTPLQVISVDGTRILIEPLEEGESGNPE; from the coding sequence ATGACTTTCTTTGAATCAGGTTTGGGTTCCGGACTGATTGTTTTTTTGGCTGGTATGTTTCTTGTCACCGAATTCTTGGTGAAATCACGGGGACTGGCAGGTATAGCCGGTTTGGGCTTATTGGTGTTTTACTCGATGTTGCATAATCCTGAGATGAATCTTTGGATGATTGGAATATTGCTGATCGGTCTCGCGATGTTGGTATTGGACGGAAAATTCATCCAGGATGGAACATTAGCAGCCATTGGCCTTGTATTGATGCTGATTGGTTTGGTGATTCCTACAGGTGATTGGATGGTGGGAACGGTTGTCGGAGGGATGTGGATTTTGGGTATCCTGTGTGGTTTTTTGTCTTTAAAAGTATTGCCGAGACGGGATATGTGGGATCGAATGGTATTGAAAAGCACATTGACCCGAGAAGGAGGGTATAGTTCCATCAATAGCAAGTATCGAGATCTGGTAGGTAAAAAAGGTGTGACAGTGACGGATCTGAGGCCTACCGGAACCATTGAAATCGAGGGTGAATACTATTCAGGAGTGAGCAACGGGGTGTGGGTAAAAAAGGATACCCCTTTACAAGTGATCTCGGTGGACGGCACCCGTATCTTGATTGAACCCCTCGAGGAGGGCGAATCCGGGAACCCTGAATAA
- a CDS encoding S8 family peptidase — protein MKRSLLLSLAFILAIAMMVPLSAEATPDQKATEADAPYVKDELIVKFKKGTANKAKTSLHGNQNAKVVSKNEKVGFEVVKLKDQSVKSAMKKYENNPNVDYVEPNHIVKIDWVPNDPAYSQQYALPKVKAPQAWDVTRGSSNVRIAIVDTGVQADHPDLQGKVVKGYDFVDRDWDPNDGNGHGTHCAGIAAAVTNNGIGMAGMAPNATIYAVRVLNNSGSGTWADVANGITHAADNADVVSLSLGGTASSTTLQQAVDYAWNKGAVVVAAAGNAGTSSPHYPAYYSNAIAVAATDSNDQKASFSTYGSWVDVAAPGVSIYSTYPTSRYTNLSGTSMATPYVAGLAGLLKSQNRSASNIRNAIQNSADPITGTGSYWKYGRINALNAVNYTR, from the coding sequence GTGAAAAGAAGTTTACTGTTGTCACTTGCCTTTATCTTGGCCATCGCAATGATGGTGCCACTGTCTGCGGAAGCCACACCAGACCAAAAAGCTACAGAAGCTGATGCGCCTTATGTAAAGGACGAGTTGATCGTCAAGTTCAAAAAGGGAACTGCCAATAAGGCCAAGACATCACTTCACGGCAACCAAAATGCCAAAGTAGTCTCAAAAAACGAAAAAGTCGGTTTTGAAGTAGTCAAACTGAAAGACCAGTCTGTAAAAAGCGCTATGAAAAAGTATGAAAACAACCCCAATGTAGACTATGTCGAGCCCAACCATATCGTCAAGATCGATTGGGTACCCAATGATCCCGCTTATTCCCAACAATATGCTTTGCCCAAGGTTAAAGCACCTCAAGCCTGGGATGTAACCCGTGGATCCAGCAATGTCCGCATTGCCATTGTCGACACAGGTGTACAAGCTGATCACCCGGATCTGCAAGGTAAAGTCGTTAAAGGATATGACTTTGTCGACCGGGATTGGGACCCCAATGACGGAAATGGTCATGGAACCCACTGTGCCGGTATTGCCGCAGCTGTCACCAATAATGGAATCGGGATGGCCGGGATGGCTCCCAATGCCACCATCTATGCCGTACGTGTTTTGAATAACAGCGGAAGCGGTACATGGGCAGATGTAGCCAACGGCATTACCCATGCTGCAGACAATGCTGATGTTGTAAGTCTGAGCCTGGGTGGAACAGCCAGCTCCACCACATTGCAACAAGCTGTGGACTATGCTTGGAATAAAGGCGCCGTGGTAGTGGCAGCTGCCGGAAATGCAGGAACGTCATCTCCTCACTATCCTGCCTATTACAGCAACGCAATCGCTGTAGCCGCCACAGACTCCAACGACCAAAAAGCCTCCTTCTCCACTTATGGAAGCTGGGTAGATGTTGCAGCACCTGGTGTCAGCATCTATTCCACCTATCCTACCAGCCGCTATACCAACCTGTCTGGTACATCCATGGCGACACCTTACGTTGCCGGTTTGGCCGGATTGCTGAAATCCCAGAACCGTTCCGCTTCAAACATCCGTAATGCCATCCAGAATTCCGCGGACCCGATTACCGGAACCGGTTCCTACTGGAAATACGGTCGTATCAATGCTTTAAACGCTGTTAACTACACCCGCTGA
- a CDS encoding RsmF rRNA methyltransferase first C-terminal domain-containing protein, translated as MNLPDSYCIQMKRLLREEYPSFIATYEEPVSRGLRINSLKISTEEGKILFPFALEPIPWCDSGFYYDHQQDRPGKHVYHAAGLYYIQDPSAMAPVEALDPKPGEKILDLCAAPGGKTTQIAAKMQGQGILVANEISSQRRKALVENLERCGVRNALVLGESPQLLSTRFSGYFDRILIDAPCSGEGMFRKDPESCQRWSPKATELCADLQLEILDAAAPMLRPGGILTYSTCTFNPVENEQVLQLFLERNPAFRLQKVPGSTHFQPSRSDWAKGNADLSLGARLWPHRLKGEGHFVSVLVKEAGPTGTKQRPGKFPPVHNDARQALKSFVSENLNVELNGLFTMYGDHLYHVHKNTPSLKGLKVERPGLYLGQVKGKRLVPSHAWAMSLSTDQVKQTHSFSTEDPELYSYLRGEALPVNRPKGWTLVTVDRFPLGWGKVSGGLLKNHYPKWLRWD; from the coding sequence GTGAATTTGCCCGATTCCTACTGTATACAAATGAAACGCTTGCTTCGAGAGGAGTATCCTTCTTTTATAGCTACCTATGAAGAACCGGTATCCAGAGGATTACGAATTAACTCCCTGAAAATCTCCACTGAGGAGGGAAAAATACTTTTTCCCTTTGCTTTGGAACCCATTCCGTGGTGTGACAGCGGTTTTTATTATGATCATCAACAGGATCGCCCTGGTAAACATGTTTATCACGCCGCCGGGCTGTATTATATTCAAGACCCCAGCGCCATGGCTCCAGTGGAAGCCCTGGATCCGAAGCCCGGTGAAAAAATACTGGATCTGTGTGCCGCCCCTGGAGGGAAAACGACACAAATTGCGGCTAAAATGCAAGGACAGGGTATATTGGTCGCCAACGAAATCAGCTCCCAACGAAGAAAAGCCCTGGTGGAAAATCTGGAGCGCTGTGGTGTCCGAAACGCTTTGGTACTGGGTGAATCACCCCAACTTTTGTCCACCCGCTTTTCCGGCTACTTTGATCGCATTTTAATCGATGCTCCTTGTTCTGGTGAAGGCATGTTCCGCAAGGACCCGGAATCTTGTCAACGATGGAGTCCCAAAGCAACGGAGCTTTGTGCCGACCTGCAATTGGAAATTTTGGATGCGGCGGCCCCTATGCTTCGCCCTGGGGGAATTCTAACTTACTCTACCTGTACCTTTAACCCAGTGGAAAACGAACAGGTACTTCAGCTATTTTTGGAGCGAAACCCGGCTTTTCGGTTACAAAAAGTACCCGGTTCCACTCATTTTCAACCTTCCCGCTCGGATTGGGCAAAGGGGAATGCCGACCTTTCTCTGGGGGCACGTTTATGGCCTCACCGTTTAAAAGGAGAAGGACACTTTGTCTCCGTGCTGGTCAAAGAGGCCGGACCGACGGGAACGAAACAACGTCCTGGCAAATTTCCACCTGTACACAACGATGCCCGTCAAGCTCTTAAAAGTTTCGTCAGCGAGAATTTAAATGTGGAACTCAACGGGCTCTTTACCATGTATGGTGACCATTTGTACCACGTACACAAAAACACCCCTTCGTTAAAGGGATTGAAAGTAGAGCGACCTGGACTTTACTTGGGTCAAGTAAAAGGAAAGCGTCTGGTTCCTTCCCACGCCTGGGCCATGAGCCTGAGCACGGATCAGGTAAAACAAACCCATTCCTTCTCAACAGAGGACCCTGAGCTCTATTCTTACTTAAGAGGCGAAGCCCTTCCGGTAAACCGGCCCAAGGGTTGGACCCTGGTCACAGTAGACCGGTTTCCCCTGGGTTGGGGAAAGGTCTCCGGTGGTTTGTTGAAAAACCACTATCCCAAGTGGCTTCGTTGGGACTAA
- a CDS encoding NAD(P)/FAD-dependent oxidoreductase, giving the protein MKHKYDVIVVGGGPSGLMASIGAGEEKARVLLLDKGEKLGRKLSISGGGRCNVTNNGDIEDIIRHIPGNGRFLYSPFSTFNNRDIIHFFENLGVPLKEEDNGRMFPVSNQARDVVNALLKRIRMLGVSVRTRTPVKNLLFDKERVRGVRLTTGETICSKAVVVAVGGKSVPHTGSTGDGYPWAIEAGHTLTPLFPTEVPVTSQEPFIREKRLQGLSLKDVQLTVYNGKGKKIVSHTGDMIFTHFGLSGPIVLRCSQFVVKELQRNQSRKVRLDLDWLPQQSMAQLQSDTWEWIAAHPKKSLKSLLKPFLPDRAIPLLLELAGLDTESTFHHLSKEKWNRFCSLIKAFPIWVNGTLSLDKAFVTGGGVHLKEIVPQTMESKRKQGLFFAGEILDIHGYTGGYNITAALSTGYTAGKHAALSYT; this is encoded by the coding sequence ATGAAACACAAATACGATGTGATTGTTGTCGGTGGGGGACCATCTGGCTTAATGGCCAGTATTGGTGCCGGAGAGGAAAAAGCCCGAGTTCTTCTATTGGATAAAGGAGAGAAGTTGGGAAGAAAACTATCCATTTCCGGCGGTGGCCGTTGCAATGTAACGAACAATGGGGACATAGAAGATATTATCCGTCATATACCCGGAAATGGACGGTTTTTATACAGTCCGTTTTCCACATTTAACAACCGGGATATTATCCACTTTTTCGAAAACCTCGGAGTTCCCTTGAAAGAGGAAGATAACGGGCGCATGTTTCCGGTGTCCAATCAAGCACGGGATGTGGTAAATGCTCTTCTCAAAAGGATCCGGATGTTGGGGGTTTCCGTTCGAACCCGCACTCCGGTAAAAAATTTGCTTTTTGATAAAGAGCGTGTCAGAGGAGTACGACTAACGACAGGTGAAACAATCTGCTCCAAGGCAGTCGTAGTCGCAGTTGGAGGTAAGTCTGTTCCACATACCGGTTCAACAGGAGATGGATATCCTTGGGCTATTGAGGCTGGACATACCCTGACACCCCTGTTTCCAACAGAGGTCCCCGTAACTTCCCAAGAACCATTCATACGGGAAAAAAGACTTCAGGGTCTATCTCTGAAAGATGTCCAACTAACTGTATACAACGGAAAAGGAAAAAAAATCGTCAGCCATACAGGGGACATGATTTTCACCCATTTCGGTCTCTCTGGTCCCATCGTTCTTCGATGCAGCCAGTTTGTTGTCAAAGAGTTGCAACGAAACCAGTCCCGGAAAGTACGGTTGGATTTGGACTGGCTTCCCCAACAATCCATGGCTCAATTGCAGTCGGACACCTGGGAGTGGATAGCGGCTCACCCTAAAAAGAGCCTTAAAAGCCTCCTCAAACCTTTTCTGCCTGACAGGGCCATCCCTCTTTTATTGGAATTGGCGGGATTGGACACAGAGAGCACTTTCCACCACCTGTCCAAAGAAAAATGGAATCGTTTTTGCAGTCTGATTAAGGCGTTTCCGATATGGGTCAACGGTACTTTGTCCCTGGACAAAGCCTTTGTTACCGGTGGCGGGGTTCATTTAAAAGAAATTGTCCCTCAAACCATGGAATCAAAACGGAAACAGGGACTCTTTTTTGCCGGTGAAATTTTGGATATTCATGGATATACGGGAGGATACAATATCACAGCTGCATTAAGTACCGGTTATACCGCCGGTAAACATGCCGCACTTTCCTACACATAA
- a CDS encoding spore germination protein, whose translation MSRQLEHQKVESSLEKNSAFLDEILGVGKSFDIVGRDLVYGGKKFRLYFVDGFAKDDVMNRIMEYLGQLERKDLVPDVIGHLLHTHIGYLEVEKTDEMKKIVTAVLSGPLALLVDGEREAILIDARSYPARNPDESELERVVRGSRDGFVETLVFNTALTRRRVRDPSLRMEYYQVGKRSMTDICLSYLEDVADPDLVEILRNRLREIQTDGLPMAEKSLEEYIFKRHWNPYPMVRYTERPDVAAVHLLEGHVLIYVDTSPSVMITPTTFFHHVQHAEEYRQKPVIGAVLRWVRFVAMFASVFLLPMWYLVAVQPDLLPDAWQFIGPKKPGELPLFLQIVIAEVGVEILRMASIHTPSPLVTAMGLVAAILLGETAVNVGLFTSEVILYLAAAVIGTYATPSYEMSLANQLVRVILLVLTALFQLPGFLIGVAAWLVLLALTRSLNTPYMWPLIPINLKALWDVLVRSPMPIKSKRPRILSPNDPDRGGSADP comes from the coding sequence TTGTCACGGCAACTTGAACATCAAAAGGTGGAGTCTTCTCTGGAAAAAAATTCAGCTTTTCTGGATGAGATTCTTGGAGTAGGCAAGAGTTTTGATATCGTGGGCAGAGATCTCGTCTATGGTGGGAAGAAATTTCGTCTTTACTTTGTGGACGGATTTGCAAAAGATGACGTGATGAATCGGATTATGGAATACCTGGGTCAATTGGAACGAAAAGATTTGGTTCCGGATGTGATCGGACATTTGCTTCATACTCATATCGGGTATTTGGAAGTGGAAAAAACCGATGAGATGAAGAAAATCGTAACAGCTGTGTTATCCGGGCCATTAGCGTTGCTGGTGGATGGAGAAAGGGAAGCCATCCTGATCGATGCCCGCTCCTATCCGGCTCGGAATCCCGATGAATCAGAACTTGAACGGGTAGTTCGGGGGTCCCGTGACGGATTTGTGGAGACCTTGGTTTTTAATACGGCTTTGACCCGACGACGGGTACGGGATCCGTCTTTACGGATGGAATATTATCAAGTGGGAAAACGGTCCATGACCGATATTTGCCTATCGTATCTGGAAGATGTCGCTGACCCGGATTTGGTGGAGATTTTACGAAACAGACTTCGTGAGATACAAACGGATGGATTACCAATGGCAGAGAAAAGTTTGGAGGAGTACATATTCAAGAGGCATTGGAATCCGTATCCCATGGTCCGTTATACCGAGCGTCCCGATGTGGCAGCGGTTCATTTGCTGGAGGGCCATGTCTTGATCTATGTAGATACATCTCCCAGTGTCATGATCACTCCCACCACTTTTTTTCATCATGTTCAACATGCAGAAGAGTATCGTCAAAAGCCAGTTATCGGGGCTGTTTTACGTTGGGTGCGCTTTGTGGCCATGTTTGCTTCGGTTTTTTTATTACCGATGTGGTATCTGGTTGCGGTTCAGCCTGATCTGTTGCCGGATGCCTGGCAATTTATCGGTCCCAAAAAACCGGGTGAACTCCCCCTTTTTCTGCAAATCGTCATTGCTGAGGTGGGAGTGGAAATTTTAAGGATGGCCTCCATCCACACTCCTTCCCCACTGGTAACAGCTATGGGACTGGTAGCTGCCATTTTGTTGGGGGAAACCGCCGTAAATGTAGGTTTGTTTACATCTGAGGTAATCTTGTATTTGGCTGCAGCGGTAATCGGTACTTATGCCACACCCAGTTATGAAATGAGTTTGGCCAATCAACTGGTGCGGGTCATTTTATTGGTGTTGACCGCACTTTTTCAGTTACCGGGATTTTTGATAGGGGTGGCAGCCTGGTTGGTATTACTGGCGCTGACCCGGTCTTTAAACACTCCCTACATGTGGCCGCTCATTCCGATCAACTTGAAGGCTCTGTGGGATGTGCTGGTTCGTTCACCTATGCCGATCAAATCAAAACGTCCCCGGATTTTGTCCCCTAATGATCCTGATCGAGGGGGCTCTGCTGACCCGTAA
- a CDS encoding long-chain-fatty-acid--CoA ligase: MTESEKLWHRHYPESTPKSLDYPDVPITYYLEKAAEEFPDREALYFMGKRITYRNLLQDVYRMAHALRDLGVQPGDRVAIMLPNSPQAVIAYYAVLLMGGIVVQTNPMYKERELEHQLKDAGAELIICLDLVYAQVAKIREKTAIKQVVVTSIKDYLPFPKNWLYPLKLKKDGVTIDIPDESGIHTFTGLLKKALSDPISSQVQSTEEVALLQYTGGTTGLAKGAMLTHRNILVNVIQCDSWLLKGERGKEKSLGIVPFFHVYGMTVVMNYSIYLAATMVLVPRFDVEEVLKLIQKEKPTLFPGAPTIYVALINHPDIAEYDLGSIEACISGSAPLPLMVQEKFEKLTGGRLVEGYGLTEASPVTHANPIWKGRKNGSIGMPWPDTDCRIVDPATGEEVEEGEMGLLQVKGPQVMKGYWNREGETARTIQNGWLNTGDIATMDDEGYFYIMDRQKDLIIASGYNIYPREVEEVLYDHPGIQEAAVVGVPDPYRGETIKAFIVVKSGHTVTEEELKKYCRENLANFKVPRLYEFRDELPKTMVGKVLRRVLAEEEKKKREEANTERKAE; encoded by the coding sequence ATGACAGAGAGTGAAAAGTTATGGCACCGACACTATCCTGAATCAACGCCAAAGTCATTGGATTATCCTGACGTTCCGATTACCTATTATTTAGAAAAGGCGGCGGAGGAATTTCCGGATCGAGAAGCGCTTTATTTTATGGGTAAGCGGATTACCTATCGGAATTTGCTGCAGGATGTTTATCGAATGGCACATGCCCTCCGTGACCTGGGAGTTCAACCAGGGGATCGGGTTGCCATCATGCTGCCCAACTCCCCCCAAGCGGTGATTGCTTATTATGCAGTCCTGTTGATGGGTGGAATTGTGGTCCAGACCAACCCGATGTACAAAGAAAGAGAGTTAGAGCACCAGTTGAAGGATGCCGGTGCGGAACTGATTATTTGCTTGGACTTGGTGTATGCACAAGTGGCCAAAATAAGAGAAAAAACCGCTATCAAACAGGTGGTTGTAACAAGTATCAAGGATTATCTGCCCTTTCCGAAAAATTGGCTGTATCCTTTAAAACTGAAGAAAGATGGAGTTACCATTGACATTCCGGATGAAAGCGGTATCCATACTTTTACCGGGTTGCTGAAGAAAGCGCTTTCTGATCCGATTTCCTCCCAGGTTCAATCCACAGAGGAAGTTGCTCTTCTTCAATACACAGGCGGGACTACCGGATTGGCAAAGGGCGCGATGTTGACACACAGAAATATACTGGTTAATGTGATTCAGTGCGATTCCTGGCTGTTAAAGGGAGAACGGGGAAAAGAAAAATCTCTGGGAATTGTGCCTTTTTTTCATGTGTACGGTATGACTGTGGTGATGAACTACTCCATTTATCTTGCAGCCACGATGGTACTGGTTCCACGTTTTGATGTGGAAGAAGTGCTGAAATTGATTCAAAAAGAGAAACCCACTCTGTTTCCCGGTGCTCCCACCATTTATGTCGCCTTGATCAATCACCCTGACATCGCTGAGTACGATTTGGGTTCCATTGAGGCATGTATCAGTGGATCTGCTCCCTTGCCTTTGATGGTTCAGGAAAAATTCGAAAAATTGACAGGAGGACGATTGGTGGAAGGATATGGGCTGACAGAGGCATCACCTGTGACTCACGCCAATCCGATCTGGAAGGGACGGAAAAACGGAAGCATCGGCATGCCCTGGCCTGATACAGATTGTCGGATTGTAGATCCGGCAACCGGTGAGGAAGTGGAAGAGGGAGAGATGGGCCTGCTTCAAGTCAAGGGTCCGCAAGTCATGAAAGGCTATTGGAACCGGGAGGGAGAAACGGCACGAACAATCCAGAATGGTTGGCTAAATACAGGAGATATCGCCACCATGGATGATGAAGGTTATTTTTATATCATGGATCGGCAAAAAGATCTGATCATTGCCAGTGGTTACAATATTTACCCCAGAGAAGTGGAAGAAGTGCTCTATGATCATCCGGGGATTCAGGAAGCCGCTGTTGTAGGCGTTCCGGATCCCTATCGAGGGGAAACCATTAAAGCTTTTATTGTTGTCAAGTCCGGACATACTGTGACTGAAGAGGAACTGAAAAAGTACTGTCGGGAAAATCTGGCCAACTTTAAGGTTCCGCGCTTGTACGAGTTTCGTGACGAACTGCCTAAAACCATGGTTGGAAAAGTATTGCGCCGTGTACTGGCTGAAGAAGAGAAGAAAAAAAGAGAAGAGGCGAATACGGAACGCAAGGCCGAATAG
- a CDS encoding TetR/AcrR family transcriptional regulator has product MAKRTGEKYNAIIDAAVRVIAEHGYHQSQVSKIAREANVADGTIYLYFENKDDVLISLFNEKMGAFVSDVEKALSQVSSSQEQLRELIRLHFEYLASDHQLAIVTQIELRQSNPAVRKQIGLILKRYLNVIDKVIEAGIAEKLFRDNLDVRTVRRMVFGTIDETVTSWIMQDCKYSLLEQVEPILCLFLNGIKRTD; this is encoded by the coding sequence ATGGCGAAGCGTACCGGAGAAAAGTACAATGCGATTATTGATGCCGCTGTTCGTGTCATTGCTGAACACGGTTATCATCAGTCGCAAGTATCGAAGATTGCCCGGGAGGCCAATGTGGCTGATGGGACGATTTATCTGTACTTCGAAAATAAGGATGATGTTCTTATTTCGTTGTTTAACGAAAAAATGGGAGCATTTGTTTCTGATGTGGAAAAAGCCCTTAGCCAGGTTTCATCATCTCAGGAACAACTGAGGGAGTTAATCCGACTCCATTTTGAGTACTTGGCAAGTGACCACCAATTGGCGATCGTCACTCAGATCGAACTGCGGCAATCCAACCCGGCTGTTCGGAAACAAATCGGCTTGATCCTGAAACGATATTTAAATGTGATCGATAAGGTGATTGAAGCCGGAATCGCAGAAAAATTATTCCGGGACAACCTGGATGTTCGGACTGTCCGCAGAATGGTATTCGGCACCATTGATGAAACGGTAACATCCTGGATTATGCAAGATTGCAAGTACAGTTTGTTGGAGCAGGTGGAACCTATTTTATGCCTGTTCCTGAATGGAATCAAGAGGACCGATTAA
- a CDS encoding electron transfer flavoprotein subunit beta/FixA family protein has translation MNILVCLKQTFDTEERIVIEDGQISDDGVEFVINPYDEYAVEEAIRLREEHGGEVTVITIGPDRAEQALRTAMAMGADKGIIVDDEELENADEYSIAQVLAGVIKDLEYDIILGGYMAVDDGSAQVGPRLAELLNIPHISTITKLTIEGETVEVEKDVEGDVEYVQSKLPILVTAQQGLNDPRYPSLPGIMKAKKKPLERLDLDDLDLDEDGLEGKTETLEVFLPPEKEAGKILEGDTDVQVKELVQLLKNEAKVI, from the coding sequence ATGAATATTTTGGTCTGTCTGAAGCAAACCTTTGACACGGAAGAGCGGATCGTGATTGAAGATGGCCAAATCAGCGATGACGGAGTGGAATTTGTTATCAATCCCTATGATGAATACGCCGTGGAGGAGGCCATTCGTCTTCGGGAGGAACACGGCGGAGAAGTGACGGTAATTACCATCGGTCCGGATCGTGCGGAACAGGCTTTACGCACGGCGATGGCGATGGGTGCGGATAAAGGGATTATTGTCGATGATGAAGAGTTGGAAAACGCTGATGAATACTCGATTGCCCAGGTATTGGCCGGTGTGATCAAGGATCTGGAGTATGATATCATTCTTGGCGGATATATGGCGGTGGATGATGGTTCTGCCCAGGTGGGTCCCCGACTGGCAGAGTTGTTGAACATTCCGCACATTTCCACTATTACCAAGTTAACAATAGAGGGTGAGACAGTGGAAGTGGAAAAGGATGTGGAAGGGGATGTGGAGTACGTTCAATCCAAGTTGCCGATATTGGTGACAGCTCAGCAAGGGCTGAATGATCCACGTTATCCGTCTTTACCAGGTATCATGAAAGCAAAGAAAAAGCCCTTGGAGCGGTTGGATCTGGATGATCTGGATTTGGACGAAGATGGACTGGAAGGTAAGACCGAAACCCTGGAAGTATTTCTCCCTCCAGAGAAAGAAGCCGGCAAGATATTGGAAGGAGATACGGATGTCCAGGTGAAGGAACTTGTTCAATTGCTCAAAAATGAAGCAAAAGTGATATAA
- a CDS encoding electron transfer flavoprotein subunit alpha/FixB family protein, which yields MSKNVLVLADVRDGELRNVALECLAAASRVAAGGVVTAAVFGTKGKNSVEKLAHYGADKVITVSNEKLDSYTTDGYFQAFKQVIEKVNPDVIFTGHTAVGRDVSPRIAARMEWGLVSDCTEVTVESDRIVFTRPIYAGKAFVKKAVREGVVFATLRPNNIPALEPDSGRSAEVEEVDVEIGADSLRTLIKDVVRKSTEGVDLSEARVVVAGGRGVKSKEGFKPLQELADVLGAAVGASRGACDADYCDYSLQIGQTGKVVTPDLYIACGISGAIQHLAGMSNSKVIVAINKDPEASIFSVADYGIVGDLFEVVPMLTEELKKVLAEN from the coding sequence ATGAGCAAAAATGTTTTGGTACTGGCTGATGTACGGGATGGCGAATTGCGTAACGTAGCTCTGGAGTGTTTAGCTGCCGCCTCCCGTGTGGCTGCCGGCGGAGTAGTAACCGCCGCCGTTTTTGGAACCAAAGGGAAAAACTCCGTGGAAAAATTGGCGCACTATGGTGCAGATAAAGTGATCACTGTTTCCAATGAGAAGTTGGATTCCTATACGACTGATGGTTACTTTCAAGCTTTTAAACAAGTAATTGAAAAAGTAAACCCTGATGTGATTTTTACCGGCCATACGGCGGTAGGCCGGGATGTCAGTCCCCGTATCGCTGCCCGTATGGAGTGGGGCTTGGTTTCAGATTGTACGGAAGTGACAGTGGAAAGTGACCGAATTGTTTTTACCCGTCCCATTTATGCCGGGAAAGCCTTTGTTAAAAAAGCGGTCCGGGAAGGGGTTGTTTTTGCTACACTTCGACCTAACAACATTCCAGCATTGGAACCGGACAGTGGGCGATCTGCTGAAGTGGAAGAAGTGGATGTGGAAATCGGTGCTGATTCTTTGCGGACCTTGATCAAAGATGTGGTACGGAAGAGCACCGAAGGCGTAGATCTCTCTGAAGCCCGGGTGGTGGTGGCCGGGGGACGGGGTGTGAAAAGTAAAGAAGGATTTAAGCCTCTTCAAGAGTTGGCAGATGTCCTGGGAGCTGCTGTAGGGGCTTCCCGAGGAGCCTGTGATGCGGACTACTGTGATTATTCCCTGCAGATTGGACAGACGGGAAAAGTTGTCACTCCGGATCTGTATATTGCCTGTGGCATTTCCGGTGCAATTCAGCACCTGGCAGGTATGTCCAACTCCAAAGTGATTGTGGCGATAAACAAAGATCCGGAAGCAAGTATTTTTAGTGTGGCGGACTACGGGATCGTCGGGGACTTGTTTGAAGTGGTTCCCATGTTAACAGAAGAGCTGAAGAAGGTGTTGGCAGAAAACTGA
- the trxA gene encoding thioredoxin encodes MAIVDVTDQSFKNEVASGTVLVDFWAPWCGPCKMIAPVLDEIDQEMGDKLKIAKVNVDNNPDTAGEYGVMSIPTLMVFKDGEVVDKLHGFQPKEQLSQWLSNHI; translated from the coding sequence ATGGCGATTGTAGATGTAACGGACCAAAGCTTTAAAAACGAAGTGGCCTCCGGCACCGTTCTGGTGGACTTTTGGGCACCCTGGTGCGGACCGTGTAAAATGATTGCTCCGGTGTTGGATGAAATCGATCAAGAAATGGGCGATAAACTGAAGATCGCTAAAGTAAATGTGGATAATAACCCGGATACTGCCGGAGAATACGGTGTGATGAGTATTCCCACCCTGATGGTATTCAAGGATGGAGAGGTCGTGGATAAACTCCATGGTTTCCAACCCAAGGAGCAATTATCCCAGTGGCTGAGCAATCACATCTAA